Proteins encoded by one window of Lycium barbarum isolate Lr01 chromosome 11, ASM1917538v2, whole genome shotgun sequence:
- the LOC132618536 gene encoding ferredoxin C 1, chloroplastic yields MATIQFTTSPSFTLLPPRKQTNLAAIQLNNPWSLRRTGNRRVRGLVRAYKVLVEHEGKTTELEVEPDETILSKALDVGMSVPYDCNLGVCMTCPAKLLSGKVDQSDGMLSDDVVERGYALLCASYPRSDCHIRVIPEEELLSLQLATADD; encoded by the coding sequence ATGGCAACAATTCAATTTACAACCTCTCCATCTTTCACCCTCCTTCCACCAAGAAAACAAACCAATCTTGCTGCTATTCAACTAAACAATCCCTGGTCACTCAGAAGAACCGGAAATCGTCGAGTACGGGGCCTTGTCCGGGCTTATAAAGTATTAGTAGAACATGAAGGTAAAACAACAGAGCTAGAAGTTGAACCTGATGAGACAATTTTGTCGAAGGCACTCGACGTTGGCATGTCCGTACCGTACGACTGCAATCTCGGAGTGTGCATGACATGTCCAGCAAAGCTTCTTAGTGGGAAAGTTGATCAAAGTGATGGTATGCTAAGTGATGATGTTGTGGAGAGAGGCTATGCATTACTATGTGCATCTTATCCAAGATCAGATTGCCACATTAGAGTTATACCTGAAGAAGAACTTTTGTCTCTGCAACTAGCAACTGCCGATGACTGA